Proteins from a genomic interval of Nostoc sp. TCL240-02:
- the ftsZ gene encoding cell division protein FtsZ yields MTLDNNQGLTYKNSQSPGQPGFSLAVNSTNPFNNSGMNFGQNHDNKKIFTENSRIGEIVPGRVANIKVIGVGGGGGNAVNRMIESDVSGVEFWSINTDAQALTLAGAPSRLQIGQKLTRGLGAGGNPAIGQKAAEESRDEIATALEGADLVFITAGMGGGTGTGAAPIVAEVAKEMGALTVGVVTRPFVFEGRRRTSQAEQGIEGLKSRVDTLIIIPNNKLLEVIPEQTPVQEAFRYADDVLRQGVQGISDIITIPGLVNVDFADVRAVMADAGSALMGIGVSSGKSRAREAAIAAISSPLLECSIEGARGVVFNITGGTDLTLHEVNAAAEAIYEVVDPNANIIFGAVIDDRLQGEVRITVIATGFTGEVQAAVQQSVASVRVAPNTSKRPTTQQPAVNPPTSTPNSAPTPTPTPEPKEKPGLDIPDFLRNRRTPRN; encoded by the coding sequence ATGACACTTGATAATAACCAAGGACTCACCTATAAAAATTCCCAATCTCCGGGACAGCCTGGGTTTTCTCTGGCAGTTAACTCGACCAATCCCTTTAATAACTCTGGGATGAACTTCGGACAAAATCACGATAATAAGAAGATTTTTACGGAAAATAGCCGCATTGGGGAAATTGTTCCTGGTCGGGTTGCCAACATCAAAGTGATTGGTGTCGGTGGCGGCGGTGGCAATGCCGTTAACCGCATGATCGAATCTGATGTCTCTGGTGTAGAGTTTTGGTCAATTAATACTGATGCCCAAGCTTTAACTCTGGCAGGCGCTCCCAGTAGATTGCAAATTGGACAAAAGCTAACGCGGGGCTTAGGAGCAGGTGGTAATCCTGCCATTGGTCAAAAGGCAGCGGAGGAATCACGAGACGAAATTGCTACAGCTTTAGAGGGTGCAGACCTAGTATTTATCACAGCTGGTATGGGCGGTGGTACAGGAACAGGTGCAGCCCCAATCGTGGCAGAAGTAGCCAAAGAAATGGGCGCTCTCACTGTTGGGGTAGTCACACGTCCATTCGTTTTTGAGGGTCGCCGCCGCACCAGCCAAGCGGAACAAGGGATTGAAGGCTTAAAAAGTAGGGTAGATACACTGATTATTATTCCTAACAACAAACTACTGGAAGTTATCCCCGAACAAACACCTGTGCAAGAAGCTTTTCGCTATGCAGATGACGTGTTGCGTCAAGGGGTGCAAGGTATCTCTGATATCATCACAATTCCCGGTTTGGTAAATGTTGACTTTGCTGATGTCCGAGCTGTGATGGCAGATGCAGGATCGGCATTGATGGGAATTGGCGTTAGTTCTGGAAAATCTAGAGCTAGAGAAGCAGCGATCGCAGCTATTTCTTCACCATTACTAGAATGTTCTATTGAAGGTGCTAGAGGAGTTGTCTTTAATATTACAGGTGGTACTGATCTTACTTTACATGAAGTGAATGCAGCCGCAGAAGCAATCTATGAAGTAGTTGATCCTAACGCCAATATTATTTTTGGGGCTGTAATTGATGACAGACTCCAAGGTGAGGTCAGAATTACTGTAATTGCCACCGGGTTTACAGGTGAAGTGCAAGCTGCGGTACAACAAAGCGTAGCTAGCGTTCGAGTAGCACCTAATACCTCCAAGCGACCAACAACACAACAACCCGCAGTTAATCCTCCAACCTCAACTCCAAATTCAGCTCCAACTCCAACTCCAACTCCAGAACCAAAAGAAAAACCTGGATTGGATATACCTGACTTCTTGAGAAACCGACGAACACCACGGAATTAA
- the gshB gene encoding glutathione synthase, which produces MKLAFIVDPIHLLDPCHDTSIALIEAAQILGHEVWVTQANLLSVVEGKAWAVLQRVELVPVQLVERRWIAANPWYKLSDSSLTSLETMDAVFMRTDPPVNDSYLYATYILDYVDQNKTLLINSPSGIRGANEKMYALQFAKAIPETIVSADKEFIREFVKAKGAAVIKPLGNKAGEGILFLQSSDRNFNSIVELSTLQGRVPVMVQTYLPEAKEGDKRIILLNGEPIGALNRLSSGTDFRNNMATGGTVAQTEITPREHEICTQVAERLRQDGLIFVGIDIIGGYLTEVNVTSPTGIREIDRLDGTNLGYQVIQWIEQSLN; this is translated from the coding sequence GTGAAACTGGCTTTTATCGTTGATCCGATCCATCTGCTTGACCCGTGTCATGATACCAGCATTGCCCTGATTGAAGCAGCGCAAATCCTGGGACACGAAGTTTGGGTAACTCAAGCAAATCTGCTGAGTGTAGTGGAGGGTAAAGCTTGGGCTGTCCTACAGCGAGTCGAACTTGTACCAGTGCAGTTGGTGGAGAGACGCTGGATAGCGGCGAATCCTTGGTATAAGTTGAGCGATTCCTCCTTAACTTCTTTAGAGACAATGGATGCCGTATTTATGCGGACAGATCCACCTGTCAATGATTCTTACCTCTATGCCACCTACATTCTGGATTATGTTGACCAAAACAAAACTCTGCTGATTAACAGTCCTAGCGGTATTCGAGGGGCAAATGAAAAAATGTATGCTCTCCAGTTTGCCAAAGCAATTCCAGAAACGATTGTCAGTGCTGATAAAGAGTTTATCCGAGAATTTGTCAAAGCAAAGGGGGCAGCAGTTATCAAACCACTGGGAAACAAAGCCGGGGAAGGAATTTTATTTTTACAATCGAGCGATCGCAATTTTAACTCCATTGTCGAACTCAGTACCCTCCAAGGTCGAGTGCCAGTAATGGTACAAACCTATCTACCGGAGGCAAAAGAAGGAGATAAACGCATTATCCTGCTCAATGGCGAACCGATTGGTGCGCTCAATCGCCTCTCTAGCGGAACTGATTTTCGCAATAATATGGCCACTGGTGGTACAGTCGCTCAAACTGAAATTACCCCAAGAGAACATGAAATTTGTACCCAAGTAGCCGAACGCTTACGCCAAGACGGTTTAATTTTTGTGGGTATAGATATTATTGGTGGCTACTTAACTGAAGTTAACGTCACCAGTCCTACGGGAATTCGTGAAATTGATCGCCTAGATGGTACTAACCTTGGTTATCAAGTTATTCAATGGATTGAACAGTCATTGAATTGA
- the grxC gene encoding glutaredoxin 3, whose protein sequence is MAAKVEIYTWRTCPFCIRAKSLLKSKGVEFTEYSIDGDEAARNKMAQRANGRRSLPQIFINDDHIGGCDDIHALDSQGKLDELLTSV, encoded by the coding sequence ATGGCTGCAAAAGTAGAAATTTACACTTGGAGGACTTGCCCGTTTTGTATCCGTGCCAAAAGTTTGCTGAAGAGTAAGGGTGTTGAATTTACCGAATACAGCATTGATGGAGATGAAGCAGCCAGAAATAAAATGGCTCAAAGAGCAAATGGAAGGCGCTCTTTACCGCAAATTTTCATCAATGATGACCATATTGGTGGTTGTGATGATATCCACGCTTTAGACAGTCAAGGCAAGCTAGATGAGCTACTAACTTCCGTGTAA
- a CDS encoding transposase, producing MNRELICPSSANVPAPCLAFQAYAQKPNRKGKNVSVIGAISLKGLLTQWSGLGSIDALTFDAFIAQKLVPKLWPGAVVIMDNCSIHKSDELEALLIAAGAHLIYLPPYSPDFSPIENCWSKIKNILRRIGARTYPDLLQALDTAFAEVTIENLLGWFTHCCYCTSQD from the coding sequence ATGAATCGGGAGTTAATCTGTCCTTCATCCGCAAATGTGCCCGCGCCTTGCCTGGCCTTTCAGGCCTATGCTCAAAAGCCCAACCGCAAAGGGAAAAATGTCTCGGTAATTGGTGCAATTAGCTTGAAAGGACTGCTCACCCAATGGAGTGGCTTAGGTTCTATCGATGCTTTGACTTTTGATGCCTTCATCGCCCAAAAGCTCGTACCCAAACTTTGGCCTGGTGCAGTGGTGATCATGGATAACTGCTCAATCCATAAAAGTGATGAACTTGAAGCTTTGCTCATCGCTGCTGGCGCTCATCTCATTTATCTCCCCCCCTATTCTCCCGATTTTTCACCGATTGAGAATTGTTGGTCCAAGATTAAGAACATTCTCCGTCGCATCGGTGCAAGGACATACCCTGATTTACTCCAGGCATTAGATACGGCATTCGCAGAAGTGACAATAGAGAATTTGCTGGGTTGGTTTACTCACTGCTGCTACTGTACCTCACAAGACTGA
- a CDS encoding transposase, protein MKAYSLDLRQKIVDAYACGDISQRKLAKNFGVTLSFVQNLLKRHRELGMIGPKVRTEQTATKLNAEQLEILRQLVIAQPDATLSELRERLYEKTEVLIGVATVNRMVRWKLHLNLKKKVSTSQKR, encoded by the coding sequence ATGAAAGCCTACTCTCTCGACTTGCGTCAAAAAATAGTTGATGCTTATGCCTGCGGTGACATTTCCCAACGAAAACTGGCTAAAAACTTTGGTGTCACCTTAAGTTTTGTGCAAAATTTACTCAAACGCCATCGAGAATTGGGGATGATAGGCCCCAAGGTGCGGACTGAGCAGACAGCAACAAAGTTGAATGCTGAACAGTTAGAAATCCTGCGCCAACTCGTCATAGCACAGCCCGATGCGACGTTAAGCGAATTGCGGGAACGACTTTACGAGAAAACAGAGGTCTTAATTGGGGTAGCTACGGTGAATCGGATGGTTCGCTGGAAACTTCACCTCAACCTCAAAAAAAAAGTCTCCACCTCACAAAAAAGGTAG
- a CDS encoding XDD4 family exosortase-dependent surface protein: protein MSQPYSKKIAGYAVCCISALAVVTVSQISQADAASMTFSVTGTNSASKNALASSVVFDDLLNPGKLTVTLTNMKNVSVPSDVLTSVFWDYAGSPLNLSLISATAATVTQNNSSTTTNNVNLLNTPNGKEWAFASTTNSAGLTNGVTQDYGLGTAGLGIFQGIGGQQQVNYGIIDGYNANANSPVKGGSFVDNSATFVLSGLPTNFDISKIGSVRFQYGTALSEPSIIKAQGNYYSPPPPPPKKVPEPGTTAALGLFAVGALKVVRKKSLVVA, encoded by the coding sequence GTGTCTCAACCATATTCCAAGAAAATAGCGGGTTATGCAGTCTGTTGTATATCAGCATTAGCTGTGGTGACAGTTTCACAGATTTCCCAAGCAGATGCAGCCTCTATGACTTTCTCAGTCACAGGAACTAACTCAGCATCAAAGAATGCTCTGGCATCATCAGTTGTCTTTGATGACTTACTCAATCCAGGTAAGTTGACAGTGACTCTGACGAACATGAAAAATGTTTCAGTCCCTTCTGATGTTCTTACATCAGTCTTTTGGGACTATGCTGGATCTCCCTTAAACTTATCGTTAATTTCAGCAACAGCTGCAACGGTCACTCAAAACAACTCCTCTACCACTACAAATAATGTAAATCTTCTCAATACTCCTAATGGCAAAGAATGGGCATTTGCATCTACTACTAATTCCGCAGGACTTACTAATGGAGTAACCCAAGATTACGGTTTAGGTACTGCCGGCTTGGGTATTTTTCAAGGCATTGGTGGACAGCAGCAAGTAAATTACGGCATTATTGACGGCTACAATGCTAATGCAAATTCACCAGTTAAAGGGGGAAGTTTTGTTGACAATTCGGCCACGTTTGTTTTGTCAGGACTGCCCACTAACTTTGATATAAGCAAAATTGGTAGTGTTCGCTTCCAATATGGCACCGCTTTAAGTGAGCCTAGCATTATAAAAGCACAAGGGAATTATTATAGTCCTCCACCTCCTCCACCAAAAAAAGTACCTGAACCTGGGACAACAGCCGCCCTTGGTTTATTTGCAGTGGGTGCATTGAAAGTGGTGAGGAAAAAATCTTTAGTAGTAGCCTAA
- the hflX gene encoding GTPase HflX, whose translation METIYGNLQGLKSSQLKQLQRLYHQRIPGDRITTPEFSQRLAAISTEVNQPVCAYINRRGQVIRVGVGTPRQTQIPPMELPRYGAERLSGIRCIATHLKPEPPNEAALTAMALQRLDALVVLNITGTGFTRRGGGATGYVKEAYLAHLIPQESRTLITSPAAFKVGESQIQTPSWNISPPMGLDDLADQDLVDLVENLEAEFQREFIAQEVDADHDRVLIVGLMTSEMTPLQFQDTLLELARLVDTAGGDVLQTIQQKRSRIHPQTVVGEGKVQEIALTAQTLGVNLVVFDRDLSPSQVRNLEMQIGIRVVDRTEVILDIFAQRAQSRAGKLQVELAQLEYMQPRLAGRGRTMSRLGGGIGTRGPGETKLETERRAIGQRISRLQKEVNQLQAHRSRLRQRRQHREIPSVALVGYTNAGKSTLLNALTNAEVYTADQLFATLDPTTRRLVIPYGETNEHQEILITDTVGFIHELPVSLMDAFRATLEEVTEADALLHLVDLSHPAWLRHIRSVREILAQMPITPGPALVIFNKIDQANSETLALAREEFPLAVFISASQRLGLETLRHRLAQLIEYAVDSR comes from the coding sequence ATAGAAACTATCTACGGAAATCTCCAAGGTTTAAAGTCCAGCCAGCTGAAGCAACTACAGCGGCTGTATCACCAGCGTATACCAGGCGATCGCATCACCACGCCTGAGTTTTCCCAGCGTCTGGCAGCAATTAGCACAGAAGTCAATCAGCCTGTGTGCGCCTACATCAACCGTCGCGGACAAGTGATTCGCGTTGGGGTAGGTACACCACGTCAAACGCAAATACCACCGATGGAATTGCCCCGTTACGGTGCAGAACGACTCAGTGGTATTCGTTGTATTGCCACCCATCTGAAGCCAGAACCGCCAAATGAAGCGGCACTTACGGCTATGGCGTTACAACGTTTAGATGCCCTAGTTGTCCTAAACATTACTGGAACAGGATTTACACGGCGGGGCGGCGGTGCAACTGGGTATGTTAAAGAAGCTTATCTAGCTCATCTAATACCCCAAGAGTCTCGCACCCTGATTACTAGTCCTGCTGCTTTCAAAGTAGGGGAAAGCCAAATTCAAACCCCAAGTTGGAATATATCGCCACCTATGGGCTTGGATGATTTGGCAGACCAAGATTTAGTAGACTTGGTAGAAAATCTAGAAGCAGAATTCCAGCGCGAATTTATTGCCCAGGAAGTAGATGCTGACCACGATCGCGTGCTAATTGTGGGGCTGATGACGAGTGAGATGACTCCCCTACAATTCCAAGACACCCTATTAGAATTGGCACGTTTAGTTGATACTGCTGGGGGAGATGTATTACAGACAATACAACAAAAGCGATCGCGCATTCATCCCCAAACAGTAGTTGGTGAAGGTAAGGTGCAAGAAATTGCCCTAACTGCCCAAACACTAGGAGTTAATCTTGTCGTCTTCGACCGCGACCTCTCACCCTCCCAAGTCCGCAACTTAGAAATGCAGATTGGTATCCGGGTAGTTGACCGCACCGAAGTAATTTTGGATATCTTTGCTCAACGCGCTCAATCCCGTGCTGGGAAATTGCAAGTAGAACTAGCACAGTTAGAATACATGCAACCGCGACTAGCTGGTAGAGGTCGTACCATGTCCCGATTGGGTGGTGGTATAGGGACTCGTGGTCCTGGTGAAACAAAACTGGAAACAGAACGCCGTGCCATTGGCCAACGTATTTCCCGACTGCAAAAAGAAGTGAACCAATTGCAGGCACATCGTTCGCGGTTACGCCAACGAAGGCAGCATCGAGAAATTCCCTCAGTGGCTTTGGTTGGATATACCAACGCTGGTAAATCCACTTTGCTGAATGCTCTCACTAATGCAGAAGTTTATACAGCCGACCAATTATTTGCCACTCTCGATCCTACGACGCGCCGTTTGGTGATTCCTTATGGCGAAACAAATGAACATCAAGAAATTCTGATTACAGATACGGTAGGGTTCATACACGAACTGCCTGTATCATTAATGGATGCCTTCCGCGCCACCTTGGAGGAAGTCACAGAAGCTGATGCCCTACTGCATTTAGTGGATTTGTCTCATCCAGCTTGGTTGCGTCATATTCGCTCAGTCAGAGAAATCTTAGCGCAAATGCCAATAACTCCTGGTCCGGCGTTAGTTATCTTTAACAAGATCGATCAAGCAAATAGTGAGACACTGGCTTTAGCTAGAGAAGAATTTCCCTTAGCGGTATTTATTTCAGCGAGTCAGCGCTTGGGATTAGAAACCCTACGTCACCGCCTTGCTCAACTGATTGAATATGCAGTTGACAGTAGGTAA
- the cofG gene encoding 7,8-didemethyl-8-hydroxy-5-deazariboflavin synthase subunit CofG — MRINNSRLVTYSPAYTIVPTYECFNQCSYCNFRSEPGKSPWMSISDAESILKLLQSEKVCEILILSGEVHPHSPRREVWFRRIYDLCKLALFMGFLPHTNVGPLSFDEMQKLKGVNVSMGLMLEQLTPTLLNSVHRHAPSKFPEVRLQQLQWAGELQIPFTTGLLLGIGETVNDWWETLEAISNLHQHYHHIQEVILQPHSPGNQQTFDAPPFDPHQLPEVIAKAREILLPDITIQIPPNLVKDDCWLLACIEAGARDLGGIGPKDEVNPDYPHIQEQALRNILQPAGWELAARSPVYPQFDSWLSEELQTAVKRSRNAMLLV, encoded by the coding sequence ATGCGAATTAATAATTCTCGTCTTGTTACCTATAGCCCTGCTTATACAATCGTTCCAACTTACGAATGCTTTAATCAGTGTAGTTACTGCAACTTTCGTAGTGAACCGGGTAAAAGTCCCTGGATGAGTATTTCAGATGCAGAAAGTATTTTAAAATTACTTCAAAGCGAAAAAGTCTGTGAAATCCTTATACTCAGTGGTGAAGTTCATCCCCATTCACCAAGGCGTGAGGTGTGGTTTAGGCGAATTTATGATTTGTGCAAATTAGCGCTCTTTATGGGGTTTTTACCACATACTAATGTAGGACCACTAAGTTTTGATGAAATGCAAAAACTTAAGGGTGTTAATGTTTCGATGGGATTGATGTTGGAACAGTTAACGCCAACATTGTTAAATAGCGTACATCGGCACGCACCGAGTAAATTCCCAGAAGTGCGTTTACAACAATTGCAATGGGCGGGAGAGTTACAAATTCCCTTCACGACTGGGTTACTGTTGGGAATCGGAGAAACCGTTAATGATTGGTGGGAAACTTTAGAAGCTATATCTAACTTGCACCAACATTACCATCACATTCAAGAAGTAATCCTGCAACCTCATAGTCCAGGAAATCAGCAAACTTTTGATGCACCTCCTTTTGATCCCCATCAATTACCAGAAGTAATTGCTAAAGCCCGTGAGATTTTACTGCCAGATATTACTATTCAAATTCCGCCGAATTTAGTTAAGGATGATTGCTGGTTACTCGCTTGTATTGAAGCTGGTGCGCGAGATTTGGGCGGAATTGGGCCAAAAGATGAAGTGAATCCTGATTATCCCCATATTCAAGAACAGGCATTGAGAAATATTTTACAGCCTGCTGGATGGGAATTAGCGGCGCGATCGCCAGTTTATCCTCAATTTGATAGCTGGCTATCGGAAGAATTACAAACCGCAGTGAAGCGATCGCGGAATGCTATGTTATTGGTTTAA
- the crtW gene encoding beta-carotene ketolase CrtW, which yields MIQLEQPHSHQPKSTPSGKNKSQFKAILIATIIVATWVISLSLLLSLDISKLTFWMLLPSILWQTFLYTGLFITSHDAMHGVVFPQNTKINHFIGTLTLSLYGLLPYKKLLKKHWIHHHNPASQIDPDFHNGKYKNFFAWYFHFMKGYWSWGQIIALTIIYHFANHILHIPHANLTNFWVIPSILSSFQLFYFGTFLPHSEPIGGYIQPHCSQTISRPIWWSFITCYHFGYHKEHHEYPHIPWWQLPEIYKTK from the coding sequence GTGATTCAATTAGAGCAACCACACAGTCATCAGCCAAAATCGACCCCATCAGGGAAAAATAAATCTCAGTTCAAGGCAATTTTAATTGCTACGATTATTGTTGCTACATGGGTCATTAGCCTGAGTTTATTACTTTCTCTTGACATCTCCAAGTTAACATTTTGGATGCTATTGCCTAGTATACTTTGGCAAACATTCTTATATACAGGATTATTTATTACATCTCATGATGCTATGCATGGGGTAGTCTTTCCCCAGAACACCAAAATTAATCATTTTATTGGGACATTAACCTTATCTTTATATGGTCTTTTACCATATAAAAAATTATTAAAAAAACATTGGATACACCACCACAATCCAGCAAGCCAAATAGACCCAGATTTTCATAATGGGAAATACAAAAATTTCTTCGCGTGGTATTTTCATTTCATGAAGGGTTACTGGAGTTGGGGACAAATCATTGCACTGACTATTATCTATCACTTTGCTAATCATATCCTCCATATACCCCATGCTAATCTAACAAACTTCTGGGTCATTCCTTCGATTTTAAGTTCATTTCAATTATTTTATTTTGGTACTTTTCTACCCCATAGCGAACCCATTGGAGGTTATATTCAGCCTCATTGTTCGCAAACAATTTCCCGTCCAATTTGGTGGTCTTTTATTACGTGCTATCATTTTGGCTATCACAAGGAACATCATGAGTATCCCCATATTCCTTGGTGGCAGTTACCAGAAATTTATAAAACAAAATAG
- a CDS encoding SRPBCC family protein, which produces MLHFKHSSVINASPEVVWKFHERPDILQILNPPWQPVQVVRREGGLNVGAITEFRLFLGPLPLTWLARHTECDKYRLFTDEQISGPFEYWVHRHEFEPENGKTRLTDAISFSMPGGGTVEFVSGWLVQAQLEAMFRYRHYATKRECESQYNLG; this is translated from the coding sequence ATGCTGCACTTTAAACATTCTTCAGTAATTAATGCCTCACCAGAAGTAGTTTGGAAATTTCATGAAAGGCCAGATATTTTGCAAATACTGAATCCACCTTGGCAGCCAGTCCAAGTAGTTCGTCGTGAAGGGGGACTGAATGTGGGCGCTATTACAGAATTTCGCCTCTTTCTCGGCCCACTACCATTAACTTGGTTAGCGCGTCATACTGAATGCGATAAATATCGCTTATTTACCGACGAACAAATATCTGGTCCCTTTGAATATTGGGTACATCGACATGAATTTGAACCGGAAAATGGCAAAACTAGACTAACTGATGCTATTTCCTTCTCCATGCCTGGTGGAGGAACAGTTGAATTTGTCAGTGGTTGGTTAGTGCAAGCCCAATTAGAAGCAATGTTTCGCTATCGCCATTATGCGACTAAACGAGAATGTGAGTCACAATACAACTTGGGTTAA
- a CDS encoding CPXCG motif-containing cysteine-rich protein encodes MQNTAEYYCAYCGEPNLTFIDLSAGGQQSYVEDCQVCCNPNILYVRVDEDTLDIEIDTESES; translated from the coding sequence ATGCAAAACACAGCTGAGTATTACTGCGCTTATTGCGGTGAACCGAACTTAACTTTTATTGATTTGAGTGCTGGAGGGCAGCAATCTTATGTAGAAGATTGTCAAGTTTGCTGTAACCCAAATATTTTGTATGTAAGGGTTGATGAAGATACCCTAGATATCGAAATTGATACAGAATCAGAAAGTTGA
- a CDS encoding radical SAM protein translates to MTTSVFDSERLLFTPASQDTNAIPIIFAFPNEYSVGITSLGYQVVWATLAMRDDVQVSRLFTDTHEQLPRTPEIVGFSISWELDYVNILNLLESLEIPIQATSRDDYHPIIFGGGPVLTANPEPFADFFDVILLGDGENLLGNFIEAYKEVRNASRQTQLKRLAQIPGIYIPSLYEVEYHTRDGAIKSIKPISPEIPAVVQKQTYRGNTLSASTVVTEKAAWENIYMVEVVRSCPEMCRFCLASYLTLPFRTASLEDSLIPAIAKGLEVTNRLGLLGASVTQHPEFEALLHYISQPKYDDVRLSIASVRTNTVTVQLAETLAKRDTRSLTIAVESGSEKIRQIINKKLHNDEIIQAAINAKAGGLKSLKLYGMAGIPGEEAEDLDQTVAMMRNIKKAVPGLRLTFGCSTFVPKAHTPFQWFGVNRQAEKRLQFLQKQLKPQGIEFRPESYNWSIIQALLSRGDRRVSQLLQLTRDFGDSLGSYKRAFKQLKGQIPDLDFYVHADWSTDQILPWSHLQGPLPQSTLLKHLADAKSYINPSPKELQPLLGARD, encoded by the coding sequence GTGACAACATCTGTATTTGACTCTGAACGCCTCCTTTTCACCCCCGCCAGCCAAGACACCAACGCTATCCCCATAATCTTCGCCTTTCCCAATGAATATAGCGTAGGTATCACTAGCCTTGGCTATCAGGTAGTTTGGGCAACCTTGGCAATGCGTGATGATGTGCAGGTGAGTCGCCTGTTTACAGATACTCACGAACAACTCCCCAGAACGCCAGAAATTGTGGGATTTTCGATTTCCTGGGAACTGGATTATGTGAATATTTTAAATTTGCTGGAATCTTTAGAAATTCCTATTCAAGCAACTTCTCGTGATGATTATCATCCGATAATTTTTGGTGGTGGTCCCGTTCTCACAGCTAACCCAGAACCTTTTGCAGATTTTTTTGATGTAATTTTACTGGGAGATGGCGAAAACCTACTGGGAAATTTCATTGAGGCGTACAAAGAAGTAAGAAATGCTTCTAGACAAACTCAACTCAAAAGACTTGCACAAATCCCAGGAATTTATATTCCCAGTTTGTATGAAGTCGAATACCACACAAGAGATGGTGCAATAAAGTCAATTAAACCGATTTCTCCAGAAATTCCCGCAGTGGTGCAAAAACAGACTTATCGGGGAAATACTCTATCAGCTTCGACTGTAGTCACCGAAAAAGCCGCATGGGAAAATATTTACATGGTGGAAGTGGTGAGAAGTTGTCCAGAAATGTGCCGCTTTTGTTTGGCAAGTTATCTCACACTGCCTTTTAGAACAGCCAGTCTGGAAGATTCCTTAATTCCAGCGATCGCAAAAGGTTTAGAAGTCACAAATCGGCTAGGATTATTGGGGGCTTCTGTAACTCAGCATCCAGAGTTTGAAGCTTTGCTACATTATATAAGTCAGCCAAAGTATGATGATGTTCGTCTCAGTATTGCCTCAGTGCGAACCAATACCGTAACAGTCCAGTTAGCAGAAACTTTAGCAAAACGAGACACGCGATCGCTTACCATTGCAGTAGAGAGTGGTTCTGAGAAAATCCGGCAAATCATCAACAAAAAGCTGCACAACGACGAAATTATCCAAGCGGCGATAAATGCCAAAGCTGGCGGATTAAAAAGCTTGAAACTCTACGGAATGGCAGGAATTCCCGGTGAAGAAGCAGAAGATTTAGACCAAACCGTGGCGATGATGCGTAATATCAAAAAAGCTGTACCAGGATTACGCCTAACATTTGGATGCAGCACCTTCGTACCGAAAGCACATACGCCATTTCAATGGTTTGGGGTGAACCGCCAAGCAGAAAAGCGGTTACAGTTTTTGCAAAAGCAGTTAAAACCGCAGGGGATAGAGTTTCGCCCAGAAAGTTATAATTGGTCGATTATACAAGCTTTGTTGTCGAGAGGCGATCGCAGAGTGTCCCAACTTCTGCAACTGACTCGTGACTTTGGCGACTCCTTGGGTAGCTACAAACGTGCTTTCAAACAACTCAAAGGACAAATCCCTGACTTAGATTTCTACGTCCACGCTGATTGGTCTACAGACCAAATATTACCCTGGAGTCACTTGCAAGGGCCTCTGCCACAGTCTACACTACTAAAGCATTTGGCTGATGCTAAGAGTTATATCAACCCATCTCCAAAAGAACTACAGCCGTTACTGGGGGCTAGAGACTAA
- a CDS encoding SemiSWEET transporter, whose protein sequence is MDFLTILGLAAATITTISFLPQMFKTWQTKSAKDVSFLTLITFITGIFLWLIYGIYLQSLPIILANSVTLLFNLIILWLKIKYR, encoded by the coding sequence ATGGATTTTTTGACAATTCTAGGATTAGCGGCTGCCACAATAACCACAATCTCTTTTTTGCCACAGATGTTTAAAACATGGCAAACAAAATCAGCAAAAGATGTTTCTTTTTTAACGCTGATTACATTCATAACTGGTATTTTTTTGTGGTTAATTTATGGAATATATCTACAATCATTACCAATTATTCTTGCTAATAGCGTGACATTGCTTTTTAACTTGATAATTCTATGGCTTAAAATTAAATATAGATAA